A window of the Cygnus atratus isolate AKBS03 ecotype Queensland, Australia chromosome 4, CAtr_DNAZoo_HiC_assembly, whole genome shotgun sequence genome harbors these coding sequences:
- the LOC118248380 gene encoding T-cell surface glycoprotein CD8 beta chain-like — MVRLWLWLWLCLQLPGFCANLRLSQTPDHILAQTNSSTDILCQTKKEHTGVYWYRWNQGRQQFEFLLFSNSLGKSTYGVNVSQEKFSVRGMSSQSYSLHIGRLHASDAGMYYCSISQSSELILGSGTRLGVADVLPLPSTSTLAPLTRRPSRCKPKSKAAGSKGACSPLVWVPLAAGALILLLSVVPTARHFYRLRRRLWRRIHRQ, encoded by the exons ATGGTGCGGCTGTGGCTCTGGCTttggctctgcctgcagctcccag GTTTCTGTGCCAATCTACGTTTGTCCCAGACTCCAGACCATATTTTAGCCCAAACTAACAGCAGCACGGACATCCTCTGCCAGACGAAGAAGGAGCACACCGGGGTGTACTGGTACCGCTGGAACCAGGGGCGGCAGCAATTCGAGTTCCTGCTGTTCTCCAACTCGCTGGGCAAAAGCACCTACGGCGTCAACGTCAGCCAGGAGAAGTTCAGCGTCCGCGGGATGAGCTCCCAGTCCTACAGCCTGCACATCGGCCGGCTGCACGCCTCGGACGCGGGCATGTACTACTGCTCCATCTCCCAGTCCTCCGAGCTCATCCTGGGCAGCGGCACCAGGCTTGGCGTGG CTGATGTTTTGCCTCTGCCTTCCACGTCCACGCTGGCCCCGCTCACCAGGAGACCCTCACGATGCAAACCCAAAAGCAAAGCCGCGGGCAGCAAAG gtgcctgcagccccctggtCTGGGTCCCGCTGGCCGCCGGCGCTCTGATCCTCCTGCTGAGCGTGGTGCCCACCGCCCGCCACTTCTACC GGCTGCGGCGGAGGCTGTGGCGTCGCATCCACAGGCAGTAA